Sequence from the Pseudomonadota bacterium genome:
CTCGATCGCCGTCTTGTGGGGGAACAGATTGAATTGCTGAAACACCATGCCGACATGGGAGCGGTATCGGGCCAGCACGCGGCCCGGCGGCATTCGGTGGCCGGGTCCAAAGCGCATCACGTCGTCGCCGACCTCGATTGATCCGCTGGAAGGATCCTCGAGCAGATTGATGCAGCGGAGCAGCGTCGACTTGCCGCAGCCCGATGGTCCGATGACAAAGCACTTGCCGCCCTTGGGCACCTGCAATGACACGCCTTTGAGCGCGTGCAGATCGCCATAGTGTTTATGCAGCTCGGTGATGCGGATCATCGGCTTGGCGCTGGTTATCGGCACGCCAGCCTCAGCCGTCGACACGGGTTTCGAGCCGGCGCGCCAACTGGGTCATCGGGTACAAGAGCAGGAAATAGAGAATCGCGGCGAATGTATAGACTTCGAGCGGCCGGTAGGTGCTGGACGTGATCTGCGAGCTCACATACATGATGTCGGGGACCGCGACGACGTAGAGAAGGGAGGTGTTCTTCAGCTGCAGCACCGACTGGTTGACGAAGGGCGGCACCATCCGCCGCGTCGCTTGCGGCAGGATGATGCGGCGCATCAGCTGCAGATAGGTCATGCCCAGCGCGCGCGCCGCCTGCCACTGTCCCTTGTCGATCGACATGACGCCGGCCCGGAAGATCTCGGCGCAGAACGACCCCATGTAGAGTGTCAGCCCGAGCCCCGCCGCCGCCCACGCCGGCAGATTGAAATTGATGACGATGGGGAGCGCGTAGAAGAACCACACGATCTGGATCAGGAGCGGGGTGCAGCGGAAGAACTGGACGTAGACGTTGATCGGAATGGTGATCCAGCGATAAGGCAGCAGCAGTGCGACGCCGCAGAGAACGCCGATGAGGAGGCCGCCGACGACCGTGCCGACGGCGTAGGTGAGCGTCATCAGCACGGCCTCGAACCAAGCCGATTTGAGGACTACGCCGAAATCATATTGGTAACCCATGGAAGCCTCATCTCACTTTCCGCCCGCCGCGCCCCGAAACCGGTGCGAGGCAAAATCCTATCTAAAAGCGTCATCGCCGGGCTTGTCCCGGCGATCCACGCCTTTGATCGTGCAACGCCACGACGTCGATGGCCGGGGGAGGGTCGGGGCGGGGGTGATCCTCCCGTCGGTCCGCTCTTCGCGGCCCCGACCCCAAAGTCCACCCCCGACAAGCACGGCCATGACGATTCAGAGTTGGGCTTGTCTGGCGATGATGCCGCCGGTTTAGTTCCACCGGACAGCCGCGGGTCAAGTCCGCCAGTGACGAGTCAAAAAATGACTCCACCGTCGCGGAACCTGTTCTAGAAGCTAAACCCAGCCGGCAACTGAGTCGGGTCGAGGCCGTTCTTGATGATGGCTTCGGTCATGACGGCCTTCACCGTGCCATCGGCGCGCGACCGCGCGGCCCATTCGTCGACGAATTTGAAGAACCGGCCGTCGCCATCCTTGCGCACGCCGCCGGCCGAAGGCAGGCTGCGGACCGGCGTCGGCACCACGATTTCCCCGAACACGGTCGGGCTTTCCTTGAGGATCCTGAGGCAGGACAGCACGTTGGTGACGTAGCCATCGGCACGGCCCGACTGCACCGCGAGGATGGCGGCGGCGTTGTCCTTGAAAGACATGTTGGCGGCCTTCGGCGCCATCTCCTGAAGCGCTTTCTCGTCGCTGGTGCCGGTGGCCGAGGAGATCTTGATCTCGGGCTTGCTGTAATCCTCCCAGGTCTTCAAGGCGCCCATGCCCTTGCGCTGCACGACGCAGTGCGCGAGGTCGTATAGCGGGCCCGTCATGTCGAGCGCCTTCTTGCGCTCTTCAGTGGCGCTCATGCCGGCCCAGAGATCGATCTTTCCCGACTGCAGATCGAGTACCACGTTGGCAAAGGTCGTCTCGTAGAAGTCGAGCTTGATCGGCTTGCCCATCGCCTTGGTGAGCTCTTTGACCAGCTCACGGCAGAATCCGATCGAATAGCCTTCGTACCGGACCGGACCGTCGACCTTCCATGAATTCATCGGAACCGCGGCCATGGCCCCGCAGGTGAGCGTCCCGCTCTCCGAGATCTTGTTCCAAAGGTTCTTGGTCTGGGCGTTCGCCGGACCGCTCATCGAAGCCGCGGCGGCCAATCCGAGAGCAGCGCCGAGCATCACCATCACCTTCATCGTCGGTTTCCTCCGCATTGACCGTATTCGCCGATCGGGGACTTCCGGCAGGAGAGACATTGGTCGGCTGTGCGCGGGCTTCGGATCACTCCGCTGCCGGCTTCGTCCTGTTGCCTTGCAGCACACTCCACTTGCCCAGAACCGTTGCGCAGCTTGCCCATCTGCTTTGCAGAATTCGGCTTCAGAGGTGAGCACAGGGGCCCGGTCGGCAGGCTGCCTTGGGAGCCGCATGAACTCTTGCGGCAACCGGCGCCCGAGAACCGCGAAGGTAGGCCCCTGGTCGTTGAACTGTCAATTATCCGGCCGTTGGCGGATGCGTGCATTGACCCCCTTGCGGATCGGCGGTTGCTGCCGAAAGCCGCGTCAGGAGCGGTCATGCCTGGCGCTCTGAACGAGATCTGCGTCAACACGGGCTGACGGCGAGGGCACGACGACAAAGGTCTCCCGCACGCCGCCGCATGGCTCGGCATGGGTGCCCAGATCGTCGGTGGCTGCTGTGCGACGACGCCCGAGCATATCGCAGCATTTCGCGCCGTGGTTCCAAGGAGCGCGCCGTGAGGCGACGCAACGAGGCGTGGCTGGCCTTTGGTGCTTGTGGCGTTTGCGCCCTAATACCGACTTGCATCGGTATTAGGGCGCAAACGCCACAAAGGCGAGCCCGAGGCTTCGCACGCAACATTATTGTTCAGTTTGCCCGTTTCCCGGACTCGCGATAGGAGTCTGAGATGCGGTGGGACTTCGTTCTATTTTTCGCCAGCCTCGTCATGATCTACGTCGGGGACTGGGCGCTATATATTGGCGTCGGTGGGTTAGTTCTCAGCATGGCCCACGGCACGCTCAAGCGCATTACCGACCGAAAGGCCCGGCGAATGGCGGTCACAATTGGCCTTGTGATCTCAGGGATTGGTTTTCTAGGGCTCAGCGCATTTGCGTTAAGGCCGAATTGGTTTGGCTTAGCCCAAGAGGGAGGATTCCAGACCGCCGAGTCTGACACCACAACCATCGCGCGGCTCGCAGGACTGGGGTGGGCGGTGAGGCCAACGTCCGATGGAATCTCATTTGAAATCGCCGGCCGTTCATTACCCCCGATGGAAGAATCGGCGGCATTTTTTCGAATGCTAAAGAGGCCGTTTTCGCTCCAGCTTGGGCAGATGAATGGGATTGCCGGCCTTCACTATCTCGCGGACGCACCAAACTGCACAAACATCGTAATCAGTGCCGGACAATTCACGGACATCTCTGAGCTTCGCGGGTTCACCCACCTTGTCAGCCTCACGATCTCGCAATTACCGCTCAACGGAAGCGGGACGGTGGACCCCGCTGTCCTTTCATCACTCACAAGCCTGCAAGATCTTCGATTGGGCATGACAAAGATCAGGAACGCGGATTTTGTTGCTGCCCTCCCTCACTTGAAGGTGCTCAATCTGGGGCAAACATTTGTCGATGATGTATCGGCGGTGGCCGGTCTGGCTTCCCTTGAGACATTGGACGTCCGAGGAACGCGGGTAACTGATTTGCTCCCGATTGCTCAGAACAAGAATCTGAATGATTTAACGATTGATGGAATGCAGGTTCCGGGACTTTCGCATTTAAGGAGTCTGGCGAACCTAAAAAAGCTCACCATTATCGACCAACGAGCCATCGATCTATCGCGAGTAGGCGATTTAACTAATCTAGAAACGTTAACCATCTTAGGGGGCACCCAACAGTACGACATCGCGCCACTTCAGAGGCTCGCTAAGCTACGCCAGCTTATGATCTCGGCGCTCGGGTTCGGAACCCAGGCGCCGGTAAAAGATGCACAAGTGATAGGCGACTTAACAGAGCTAAGGACGCTCACCTTGGGGAGCCTTCTTATCGCGGATGTCACGTTCATTGAAAATCTCAAGAACCTCACTGAACTCAATCTTCGTGAGCTTCCTATCTTCTCGGTCGAGCCGTTGCGTAAACTAAAACTCCTCAAAAAAATGGCCCTGACTGGCCTTATGGTATTCGATATCTCGCCGTTGCTGGATCTTCCGGCACTCGCTGATCTCACAGTTGGACGCACCCCCGTAAGGGCCGACGTGCTTGCAGTGTTAGAGCAGCGCGGCGTGAAGGTTTCCAGCTTCTAACGCCTATAGATCCTCCAACCTCACGCCTTCCAATTCGAGGGCCGCTAGGCACGCCAGCAGGAACGTGGCTGCGAACGTTCCCCG
This genomic interval carries:
- a CDS encoding transporter substrate-binding domain-containing protein, with the translated sequence MKVMVMLGAALGLAAAASMSGPANAQTKNLWNKISESGTLTCGAMAAVPMNSWKVDGPVRYEGYSIGFCRELVKELTKAMGKPIKLDFYETTFANVVLDLQSGKIDLWAGMSATEERKKALDMTGPLYDLAHCVVQRKGMGALKTWEDYSKPEIKISSATGTSDEKALQEMAPKAANMSFKDNAAAILAVQSGRADGYVTNVLSCLRILKESPTVFGEIVVPTPVRSLPSAGGVRKDGDGRFFKFVDEWAARSRADGTVKAVMTEAIIKNGLDPTQLPAGFSF
- a CDS encoding homocysteine S-methyltransferase family protein: MGAQIVGGCCATTPEHIAAFRAVVPRSAP
- a CDS encoding amino acid ABC transporter permease; protein product: MGYQYDFGVVLKSAWFEAVLMTLTYAVGTVVGGLLIGVLCGVALLLPYRWITIPINVYVQFFRCTPLLIQIVWFFYALPIVINFNLPAWAAAGLGLTLYMGSFCAEIFRAGVMSIDKGQWQAARALGMTYLQLMRRIILPQATRRMVPPFVNQSVLQLKNTSLLYVVAVPDIMYVSSQITSSTYRPLEVYTFAAILYFLLLYPMTQLARRLETRVDG